The Helianthus annuus cultivar XRQ/B chromosome 11, HanXRQr2.0-SUNRISE, whole genome shotgun sequence region CAGATCGCCAAAAGTTGAAGTCTTAGTCGGATACTACCGTAAAGGTCAGTATTTCTTCATTGGCGCGATCTGTGGGACCTTTTCGGTAACAATTAGTCTGAATCCCATGGCAAGCGATCAGAACGTAGCAGTTACACCAAGCCAAGCGATGGTAGATAATAATCTGGTGCTAGGAATAGGCCCTATTACCACCACGCCGGCCTCGCCGGCTCTAACCAGGTCGCTCGACTTGGAGTTCGAAGTGGAAGGACCACCACCAGGTTTTGCAGGCACAACCGCCGTTTCTTCTGGGACCCCAGCGGCGGAACTGTTTTCCTACACTTCCCTACAATTCCCGTCAGTCGATCCAACTGTAATAGGAGTTAACGTGTTCACCCCAGCAACAACCGCCAGTCCACAGATGACACGTCTTAACTCTATTCCAGTTATTACATCGGCAAGCCCAAGCACTGTTATACCACAGGTAAGCATGCCTCAGTATTATCAACCTTCGGTTACATACGCCATGCCACCCTTGTATTCAGCAGCGCTAACAACGACACTGTCTACACCGCCTCATCACCCAGTGGTCATGCCAGCAGGAATTCTGAACGCTCCAATCACACCGGGAAATCAGGCTTATTTTCCCAGGTACTATTACGCACCCCCAATACGGGTATTTACCCCCATACGGTAATTCAATGTACACTCCCCAGGGAGCAACACAAGGCCATGCTCAACAATCGCCATACGTGGCTTACATCCCGCCTTGGTGGACTTTTTCAACGTCACAACCGGTTTACAGTCAAACTCCGCCGACAGCGGAACCTACTTATGACAGAGGAAACGCGTCTAGACCTCGATTTTCTCCAGGTGGAGGCCCCAGCCTTATGCTAAACATCACTTCCGCTCAACTCCCTGTCACCCAAGGTACCAGCCAAAGCAGGGTCACCCCTCCAGTACAACCGATCAATGTAGAAGACGAAGACGAACTCGCCCTACCTTACAAGCCAGTAGATGCAACTTTCAAATCCAAATTCACCAGAAGAATCGCGGAAGCTCCTATCTAGGAAAAGCCCAAGATGCCTCAAACCGTTGGCAAATACGATGGTCTAGGTGACCCTGAGGACCATCTCAATCTATTCAAAAGAGCAAGAGAGGTAGCCTGTTGGCCTATGCCCCTCTGGTGCAAAATGTTTGTGCAAACTCTGGTAGGCGTGGCTCGGGTCTGGTGGGATAGTCTGCCCATTGGGGAGATTGATAGTTTCGAGGATCTAGAGTCCAAATTCATCTTGCAATTTAGCCAACAACGCCGGCACACTAAAGATCAAAACGAACTTCTCCACATCCGCCGGCGAGACAATGAAACGGTGGAAAGTTTCATCGCTAGATTCAATAAAGAAAGCCTGGCAATCCCAGGTGTCACAAATGATCTAGCGTGTGGAGCTTTCCTACAAGGAGTAAATTGATGAACTATTAAGAACACTCCACGGAAGAGACGGGGTACCTCCCACCATCGACGAAATCTTGAGAATAGCTAAGGTTTATGTGATACAAGAAAAGGCGGTAGCCGCTAGTCACACGGCTAATAGGAAAAAGGAGGCTCTGAAAAGCCAAGAGGAGAGGGAACAGTGAGGTTCTAAAAATAAAGGCAGAGGAGACCGATACCAAAGAGGTGACAGAACGGACTTGCGGTATGATAGGTCTAGAAATACCTACTCAAGGAGCGAACCCTCCAAGCCGCGATCCGATTACCCTAACTTGAGCAAGACGCCAGCGGAAATCCTAGCTTCCGAGAACCTCAAGTTCAACCCTCCGAAGCCGCTAAAGGACAACCCCAACAAAGATACAAGCAAGTATTGTGAATACCACAAAGGGAGCGGCCACGATACTAATGATTGTTTTTAGCTAAAGAAGCAGACTGAATACTTTGTAAAAGCGGGTAAATTAGCACACCTAGTACGAGACATCAAACAGGGCCCACTGCCCGTTCAAGAAGAAAACGACAAGGCGGTGGGTAAAAGGTCGCGGGAGCTAAACATGGTACACGCGGATAAAGGAAAAGGAGCCAAGCGGAGTTTCTCCACGCTCGAACGTTGGATGCTGGCTACCATGACAATAGAGCCCCGCGTGGAGGATTTACACCTCACTACTGAAGCCTTAATCATATTTGCTGCGGTAGGTGATTATCACATGAGGAGGATCTTGGTAGATACCGGGAGTTCAGAGGATATCATCTATGAGCATTGCTTCAACAGAATGCAACCAGAAGATAGGAGGCTGCTTGAGTCAGTACACGCCCCTATTAAAGGTTTTACGGGGGAAAAGGTTGATCCCATCGGCTAAATTACTTTCCCAGTCACCTTTGGACAAGCCCCCCAGGAAAGAACCATACTCCTTACATTCCTTGTGGTACGCGCTGAGTCTTACCACAATGTAATCATCGGAAGGTTCACCCTAGGAAAGTTGGACGCTATCGTATCTACGGCGCGAGGCTTCATGAAGTTTCCCACCCCGCGGGGTATTACTACGGTATTTCGAGATAAGGTGGGAGAGGTATTTGACACCAAAGGATACCGACAATGGCCTACCGGCGCCATCGATCCTGAAAGATGGATATTAAGCACACGCCATCCAGATCAAACAGTAACTATAGGGGATAGTCTCTCCCCAGAAGTCAAAAACAACCTAAACAACTGCTGAGAAGAAACGCCGACATTTTCGCTTTCGAGCATTCTGACATGACCGGAATACCCCGGGAGAGGGCAGAGCACAGGCTAGCGACACTCCCGGGCATTAAACCCGTCGCACAGGGAAAACGAAGTATGGCTCCAGATCGAAAGGCAGATGTAGTCAAAGAAGCACGAAAGCTGGTTGAAGCTGGAATACTCAGAGAAACAAAGTACCACACATGGGTATCAAACCCCGTGATGGTCAAGAAGCCAGACGGTACGTGGCggatgtgcatagacttcaaAGATCTTAATAAAGCATGCCCCAAGGATGCTTACCCGCTACCAGAGATGGATTTCAAAGTGGACTCCCTTGTCCCTTATAGGTACAAATGTTTCTTAGACGCCTATAAGGGTTATCACCAAATCAAAATGTCCAAAGACGATGAAGAGAAATCAGCGTTTCATACTGATGTGGGTATCTTTTGTTATACCGAGATGCCTTTTGGCCTGCGAAACGCCGGAGCTACTTATTAGCGGCCATGGACAAAGCTTTTGAAAAACAAATCGGAAGGAACCTAGAAGTATACGTCGACGATTTAGCAATCAAAAGCAGGGAAGAAAACCAAATGCTGGCAGACATCGAAGAAACCTTCCAAACGCTCAGGGAGTATAACATCAAGCTCAACCCCAAGAAGTGTTCATTCGGGGTCGAGGAAGGCAAGTTTTTGGGGGTAGTAGTCACCCAGGATGGTTTTAAAGCCAACCCGGAAAAAGTAGCTTCCATAACGCGGATGCCCTCCCACAGGACTCTGAAAGAAGCACAAGCATTAAATGGGCATCTGGTGGCCATAAATAGATTCTTGGCAAGGCACGCCGAAAGGTCTTTGCCATTTATAAAAACACTGAAGGACTGCCTTAACAAGAAGAACTTCAAATGGACCAGTGAAGTGGAAGAAGCCCTACAAGACATGAAGCGTTTCATCAAGAAACTACCCATGTTAACTGCGCTATATCCGGAAGAACTACTCAAAACGTACCTAGCAGCGGCACACAATGCGGTAAGCGCGGTACTCTTGGTAGAGAGAGATGGGAAACAAACACCCATTTACTACATTAGCCGAGTTCTGGCAGGGCTCAAGACGAGGTATCCAACTCTTGAAAAATTGGTGCTTGCTTTAGTTCATGCTACCCGGCGGCTACGAAGATACTTTCAAGGGTACCGCGTGCAGGTTTTAACAAACTAAACGTTACAACAAATTTTGCACAAGCCCGAGATCTCCGAAAGATTGGCTAAATGGGCAATTGAGTTGGGAGCTTTAGACATCGAGTACCGAAAACGAACAGCAATCAAGGGGCAGGTGATCGCCGATTTCTTAGCTGAAATTCCTGAGGGAGAAACTATACAGGACCCCACAGTTCAGGACATTCCGGAGTCCAGTACAACTAGACAAACTTGGAAGCTCTACACAGATGGATCGTCCAGGGGGAAAGGCTCTGGAGCAGGTCTCATGCTGATAAGCCCAGACGAAATACAGCTAATGTATGCCCTACGTTTCGATTTCGAATTTTCTAACaacgaagcagaatatgaggcgcTACTCGCAGGCCTGAGGATGGCTCAATCTATGGGAGCCACAAGAGTTGACGCGTATGTCGACTCCTTGCTGGTAAATAATCAAGTAAATGAAACTTATGAGGCTAAGGACGATTCAATGGCAAAGTATTTGGCTAAAACAAAGGAGCTTATAGCT contains the following coding sequences:
- the LOC110888657 gene encoding uncharacterized protein LOC110888657, with the protein product MPQTVGKYDGLGDPEDHLNLFKRAREVACWPMPLWCKMFVQTLVGVARVWWDSLPIGEIDSFEDLESKFILQFSQQRRHTKDQNELLHIRRRDNETVESFIARFNKESLAIPGVTNDLACGAFLQGVN
- the LOC110888658 gene encoding uncharacterized protein LOC110888658, translating into MDKAFEKQIGRNLEVYVDDLAIKSREENQMLADIEETFQTLREYNIKLNPKKCSFGVEEGKFLGVVVTQDGFKANPEKVASITRMPSHRTLKEAQALNGHLVAINRFLARHAERSLPFIKTLKDCLNKKNFKWTSEVEEALQDMKRFIKKLPMLTALYPEELLKTYLAAAHNAPEISERLAKWAIELGALDIEYRKRTAIKGQVIADFLAEIPEGETIQDPTVQDIPESSTTRQTWKLYTDGSSRGKGSGAGLMLISPDEIQLMYALRFDFEFSNNEAEYEALLAGLRMAQSMGATRVDAYVDSLLVNNQVNETYEAKDDSMAKYLAKTKELIASFDNVTLNHVRRGKNQIADALSKLTTSGMEREVKVETLQMPSIEPREVSAVTVEEPCWYTPILKFLTKGELPPARADTHKIQNKALQYEVNNGILYRNHIWVR